One genomic region from Anabaena sp. PCC 7108 encodes:
- a CDS encoding glycosyltransferase family 2 protein: MKPTQPLITIGISTYNRYISLKDYSLSSIEKLTYQNYEVIIVDDGSSDETPQILSEYQDKLHNLQIFCNDKNRGTPFSRNRILEKAKGDIIVFIDDDVSIFPNCLEEIIKVYTQDSQVMFIWGCVYQCHGSNDRNAPTFGTGSLFSIRRIIADCFRFDTNIRYLKTYVCEEHDFARRVQSAGAKIIKVQSVKANHYQAPSRNRYWRGLGGHLNYLYEQMKQDLNSINMYYFHLFLGVILVIKSLLKIRDVEKNMNDYQLKEAVFMFHHLLILIKERKFLLAGKSLFYITIDIPIRAKIKNKMEIEQAKKFTENQVMTTT; this comes from the coding sequence ATGAAACCCACCCAGCCATTAATAACAATTGGAATTTCTACATACAATAGATATATAAGCTTAAAAGATTACAGTCTTTCCTCAATAGAAAAGCTTACTTATCAAAACTATGAAGTCATCATTGTTGATGATGGTTCCAGCGATGAAACTCCCCAAATTCTGAGTGAGTATCAAGATAAATTGCATAATTTACAGATTTTTTGTAACGATAAAAACAGAGGAACTCCTTTTTCTAGAAACAGAATTCTTGAAAAAGCCAAAGGAGATATTATTGTATTTATTGATGATGATGTCAGCATATTTCCCAACTGTTTAGAGGAAATTATTAAGGTATATACACAAGATAGTCAAGTGATGTTTATTTGGGGCTGTGTTTATCAATGTCATGGATCAAATGATAGAAATGCCCCTACTTTCGGAACTGGTAGCTTATTTTCTATTAGGCGGATAATTGCAGATTGTTTTCGATTTGATACTAATATTAGATACTTAAAGACATACGTTTGTGAAGAACACGACTTTGCCCGAAGGGTACAAAGCGCAGGGGCAAAAATTATTAAGGTTCAGTCAGTAAAAGCAAATCACTATCAAGCACCTTCTCGAAATAGATATTGGCGCGGTTTGGGAGGACATTTAAACTATCTTTATGAACAGATGAAGCAAGACTTAAATTCTATCAATATGTATTATTTCCACCTTTTTTTAGGAGTAATACTTGTGATTAAAAGTCTGTTAAAAATAAGAGATGTGGAAAAAAATATGAATGATTATCAGTTAAAGGAAGCAGTCTTCATGTTCCATCATCTACTGATATTAATCAAAGAAAGAAAATTTTTACTTGCTGGTAAATCTCTTTTTTACATTACAATTGATATTCCTATCAGAGCAAAGATTAAAAATAAAATGGAAATCGAACAGGCTAAAAAGTTTACCGAAAACCAGGTAATGACAACCACATAA
- the cobW gene encoding cobalamin biosynthesis protein CobW, with the protein MATKIPVTVITGFLGSGKTSLIRHLLQNNQGRRIAVLVNEFGELGIDGELLKSCQICPEDEVQETPENTNIFELTNGCLCCTVQEEFYPTMRELIKRRDSIDCIIIETSGLALPKPLVKAFRWQEIRNAATVDAVITVVDCAAVAAGTFASDLEAIAAQRQEDDSLEHETPLQELFEDQLACADLVILNKTDLVDSETQAKVLEIVKHELPRVVKIVSSDYGKLDPSILLGFAAAVEDNLDDRPSHHDTEEDHDHDDEINSTHVILDRTFDPEKLQARLEKLAQEQEIYRIKGFVAVANKPMRLVMQGVGNRFDKFYDRPWKLEETKQTSLVFIGRNLQSSEIESQLVSL; encoded by the coding sequence ATGGCTACAAAAATCCCCGTAACCGTCATCACAGGCTTCTTGGGAAGCGGTAAAACCAGCCTCATCCGTCACTTACTCCAAAACAACCAAGGACGACGCATAGCAGTATTAGTTAACGAATTTGGTGAACTGGGGATAGATGGTGAATTATTGAAATCTTGTCAAATTTGCCCTGAAGATGAAGTACAAGAAACTCCAGAAAATACTAATATATTTGAACTGACAAACGGCTGTTTATGCTGCACCGTCCAAGAGGAATTTTACCCGACAATGCGGGAATTAATTAAACGCCGAGATAGTATAGATTGTATTATTATTGAAACCTCTGGTTTAGCTTTACCAAAACCCTTAGTTAAAGCCTTTCGTTGGCAAGAAATCCGCAATGCTGCTACAGTAGATGCAGTAATTACAGTAGTAGATTGTGCAGCAGTGGCAGCGGGAACATTTGCTAGTGATTTAGAAGCGATTGCGGCACAACGCCAAGAAGATGATAGTCTAGAACATGAAACACCATTACAAGAATTGTTTGAAGATCAACTTGCTTGTGCTGATTTAGTGATTTTGAATAAAACTGATTTAGTTGATAGTGAAACTCAAGCCAAAGTCCTAGAAATAGTCAAGCATGAATTACCTAGAGTTGTGAAAATTGTCTCTAGTGATTATGGTAAATTAGACCCATCTATCTTATTAGGATTTGCTGCCGCAGTTGAAGATAATTTAGATGATCGTCCTAGTCATCATGACACAGAAGAAGACCATGATCATGATGATGAAATTAACTCAACTCATGTGATTTTAGACCGGACATTTGACCCAGAAAAGCTACAAGCAAGATTAGAAAAACTGGCACAAGAACAAGAGATTTACCGCATTAAAGGTTTTGTAGCTGTTGCTAATAAACCCATGCGGTTAGTTATGCAAGGTGTAGGAAATAGATTTGATAAATTTTATGATCGTCCTTGGAAACTAGAAGAAACAAAACAAACCAGTTTAGTTTTTATCGGTCGTAATTTACAATCTTCAGAAATAGAATCTCAATTAGTTAGTTTGTAA
- a CDS encoding ABA4-like family protein: protein MNITDLFNVANLFVLPFWALMILLPNWKVTRKVMESYLPFVVLAGAYSYLFVVSITPENAAALSNPQLADIAKFFSDETAAATGWIHFLVMDLFVGRWIYWEGQKTGIWTIHSIALCLFAGPLGVLSHIFTYWITKAFSKGAEGVKLEEKAAAN, encoded by the coding sequence ATGAATATCACAGATTTGTTTAATGTTGCCAATCTTTTTGTTTTGCCTTTTTGGGCTTTAATGATTTTGTTACCCAACTGGAAAGTTACTCGCAAGGTAATGGAATCTTATTTACCTTTTGTGGTTTTAGCTGGTGCATATTCCTATTTATTTGTCGTCAGCATTACCCCAGAAAATGCTGCTGCTTTATCAAATCCTCAATTAGCAGATATCGCGAAATTCTTTAGTGATGAAACAGCTGCTGCTACAGGTTGGATTCATTTTTTGGTAATGGATTTATTTGTCGGTAGATGGATATATTGGGAAGGTCAAAAAACCGGAATTTGGACAATTCACTCTATAGCTTTGTGTTTGTTTGCAGGTCCTTTAGGTGTGCTTTCTCATATTTTCACCTATTGGATTACTAAAGCTTTTTCTAAAGGTGCTGAAGGTGTGAAGCTAGAAGAAAAAGCTGCTGCTAATTAA
- a CDS encoding DUF3181 family protein, protein MAKTNTTELLEALAAEIGETVYIDVAKWHLYLSNAKLHTVVAEQLYPLITAKTVNEDQVIQVLESIPVKIGGGRKELALIDLLPLQCQVALVDILEKYQKEI, encoded by the coding sequence ATGGCTAAAACTAATACCACAGAATTACTAGAAGCCCTAGCAGCTGAAATTGGCGAAACTGTCTATATAGATGTTGCTAAGTGGCATCTTTATTTATCTAATGCCAAACTTCATACCGTTGTTGCTGAACAGTTATATCCTCTAATTACTGCCAAGACTGTCAATGAAGATCAAGTTATTCAAGTCTTGGAATCTATCCCCGTTAAAATTGGTGGTGGGAGAAAGGAACTAGCTTTAATTGATTTATTACCCTTGCAATGCCAAGTTGCCTTAGTAGATATTTTGGAAAAATACCAAAAAGAAATTTAA
- a CDS encoding response regulator has translation MNNENLKKRKVLIADDDEDCREMLSFLLHEEGWDVREAKDGKEALEKVVKCQPDLLILDNRMPELTGVEVYQHLQIQGINLAIIFATAYGYPEELVSTLGISYWVTKPYDIPNLLETMELAYENSLL, from the coding sequence ATGAATAATGAAAATTTAAAAAAGCGCAAAGTCCTAATTGCAGATGATGATGAAGATTGTCGAGAAATGCTCTCTTTTTTACTACATGAAGAAGGGTGGGATGTTAGAGAAGCAAAAGATGGTAAAGAAGCTTTAGAAAAAGTAGTTAAGTGTCAACCAGATTTATTGATTTTAGATAATAGAATGCCTGAACTCACAGGAGTTGAAGTTTACCAACACCTTCAGATCCAGGGTATTAATTTAGCTATTATATTCGCTACGGCTTATGGATATCCAGAGGAATTAGTTTCAACTTTGGGTATTTCCTATTGGGTAACTAAACCCTATGATATTCCCAACTTATTGGAGACTATGGAGTTGGCTTACGAAAATTCACTACTTTAA
- a CDS encoding GAF domain-containing protein, giving the protein MSPQGKNAVEAGLIYTSTGGIRAEMLRSEIYRAWERSHLQGADNRALQAEKLSSLETERLVKQHSDLINLAAPYFRTLSQAAGTDRHAVMLSNRQGILLDVVGDKQTIQASESFPTPGSLLSEAVAGANGIGTPLAEEDYVEIVAAEHFIQGFHPFTCQGIPLRDENREIIGVFSISVRRADAGQRLKEILLCASHGIEAELLIGNLEKDIRRVLASSPDDYQPLEELRQDIIQGHQAARLKLEISSRMVAVNRLNYAMQLLQQAEKSIQIFRHRAAIWRSLASLEIGQIQPLSLTDSLHDLVDLLATEAAIRKVEILTYCTEIITISADIRSLLRKLLRCFLNSFENAGKGGTVKVIVEKMPYCELAQVSFTSIPVLNTSKSEPRTEVFSLPITKKNL; this is encoded by the coding sequence ATGTCTCCTCAGGGAAAAAATGCAGTAGAAGCAGGGCTTATATACACATCAACAGGCGGAATTCGGGCTGAGATGTTGCGCTCAGAAATCTATCGTGCTTGGGAAAGATCGCATTTACAAGGGGCTGATAACCGCGCTCTTCAAGCTGAGAAACTATCCAGCTTAGAAACTGAACGTTTAGTAAAGCAACATAGTGATCTGATTAATTTAGCTGCTCCCTACTTCCGAACCTTATCACAGGCTGCGGGAACAGATCGTCATGCAGTGATGTTAAGCAATCGCCAAGGTATTCTACTAGATGTGGTGGGAGATAAACAAACCATACAAGCTTCCGAATCATTTCCTACACCCGGTTCCCTACTGTCGGAAGCTGTCGCTGGTGCCAATGGTATCGGAACTCCCTTAGCTGAAGAAGATTATGTAGAAATCGTGGCCGCAGAGCATTTTATTCAAGGATTTCATCCTTTCACTTGCCAGGGAATTCCCCTGCGGGACGAAAACCGGGAAATTATTGGTGTGTTCAGTATCTCCGTCCGTCGTGCTGATGCAGGACAAAGGTTGAAAGAGATATTGCTGTGTGCATCTCACGGTATTGAAGCAGAATTATTGATAGGAAATTTAGAAAAAGATATTCGCCGTGTGTTAGCATCAAGCCCTGACGATTATCAACCATTAGAAGAACTCCGTCAAGATATCATTCAAGGTCATCAAGCCGCACGGTTAAAACTGGAAATTAGCTCTCGGATGGTAGCTGTTAATCGCTTAAATTATGCAATGCAATTACTGCAACAGGCTGAAAAATCAATTCAAATATTTCGTCATCGTGCTGCAATTTGGCGCAGTTTAGCATCATTAGAAATCGGACAAATTCAACCTCTATCACTGACTGATAGTTTGCACGATTTGGTAGACCTTTTAGCAACTGAGGCTGCTATCCGCAAGGTGGAAATTCTCACTTACTGTACAGAGATAATTACAATATCAGCAGATATCAGATCGCTGTTACGCAAGCTGCTGCGCTGTTTTCTCAATTCTTTTGAGAATGCAGGTAAAGGTGGCACAGTAAAAGTTATAGTTGAAAAAATGCCCTATTGTGAATTGGCACAAGTTAGTTTTACATCTATTCCCGTGTTAAATACTTCCAAATCAGAACCAAGGACTGAAGTTTTTTCTCTACCCATAACCAAGAAAAATTTATGA
- a CDS encoding DUF2795 domain-containing protein, whose product MPKANPVEIQKHLKGVDYPASKEELIEHAREQGADKQLISLLEQLPEDEEYENPADLNKALGEIQ is encoded by the coding sequence ATGCCTAAAGCCAATCCAGTTGAAATCCAAAAACATTTGAAAGGTGTTGACTATCCTGCTAGTAAGGAAGAATTGATTGAACACGCTAGAGAGCAAGGAGCCGATAAGCAGCTGATCTCATTACTAGAACAATTACCAGAAGATGAAGAATATGAAAATCCAGCCGACCTTAACAAAGCTCTAGGGGAGATTCAGTAG
- the moaC gene encoding cyclic pyranopterin monophosphate synthase MoaC, with amino-acid sequence MQDNFENSSKLTHLNPQGEAQMVDVSNKIPTVRQAVATARVRMLPATFAAIQAGNAPKGDVLGTARLAGIMAAKQTSNLIPLCHPLPLQKITVEVTPDPELPGYQIYATVRTKAETGVEMEALTAVSVAALTLYDMAKALEKSIQIESISLVSKTGGKSGDYSNVGF; translated from the coding sequence ATGCAAGATAATTTTGAAAATTCTTCTAAATTAACCCACCTGAACCCCCAGGGCGAGGCGCAAATGGTTGATGTGTCTAACAAAATCCCTACTGTGCGCCAAGCTGTAGCTACAGCCAGGGTGCGGATGCTACCAGCCACCTTTGCCGCCATTCAAGCCGGAAATGCTCCTAAAGGGGATGTTTTGGGAACTGCTAGGTTAGCGGGAATTATGGCAGCCAAGCAGACATCTAATTTAATTCCCCTCTGTCATCCTTTACCCTTACAAAAAATTACAGTTGAGGTAACACCAGATCCCGAACTACCCGGTTATCAAATTTATGCCACAGTGAGAACTAAAGCTGAAACTGGTGTGGAAATGGAAGCTTTAACTGCGGTTTCTGTGGCGGCACTGACTTTGTACGATATGGCAAAAGCTTTAGAAAAGTCTATCCAAATTGAATCAATTAGTTTGGTAAGTAAAACCGGCGGGAAATCAGGAGATTATAGCAATGTAGGATTTTAG